One Actinomycetota bacterium genomic window, GGCGAGTTGCCCGTTCCGGACGTGGAACGCCCAGATGTCCGGCGAGCACAGCCCGAGGGCGCGCACCATCATCGCGCGGAAGACGCCGCCGTGCGTCACGACGGCGAAGCGCCCCGAACGCTCCGCCAGCGTTTCGACAACCTCTCCCGCCCGCCGCTCCACGTCGCCGCGCGACTCCCCTTCCGGCGCGACCGGCGCGTCGGCGTTGCGATACTCCACCCGCATGCCCTGAGCGGCGATCTCCTCGAACGTGAGCCCCTCGGCCAGTCCGAAGTCGATCTCGACCAAGCGGTCATCGACCTTCAGCGGACAGTCGCTGTGCTCCGCAGCGGCGGCGCCGAGTACGTACGCGCGCTCGAGCGGGCTCGTCCACACCTCGTCGGGGCCGAACTCACGGACCGCATGCGGGATGCGGCGGAGCTGGTCGCGGCCCTCGTCGGTATACGGCGAAGCGCCGCGGCCTACGAGCCGGCCGTTCACGTTCGCCTCGGTCTCGGGATGACGGACGATGAGGATGTGGGTCTCCCTCACAGCGGCCAGCCCCCCTGCGCGACCGCCCACGCCGCGGCCACGAACAGCGTCGCCGTCTCGACGTAGACGATCGTCGCTCCGAGCGTGTCGCCGGTGTAGCCTCCGATCGGGCGCGTGAGGCCCCGGCACGTCACGTGCGCGACGGCGAG contains:
- a CDS encoding histidine phosphatase family protein — encoded protein: MPGPHAPDRRLHRRHARSDDRLRRDGDAVRGRGVGGRAGGLAAVRETHILIVRHPETEANVNGRLVGRGASPYTDEGRDQLRRIPHAVREFGPDEVWTSPLERAYVLGAAAAEHSDCPLKVDDRLVEIDFGLAEGLTFEEIAAQGMRVEYRNADAPVAPEGESRGDVERRAGEVVETLAERSGRFAVVTHGGVFRAMMVRALGLCSPDIWAFHVRNGQLA